The segment tttttttaattttaaacatttcctttACACCTCTGACCTCATGGTGTACATTaacattgttgttttgttattggtatTTCTTTGAAATACCACAACTAACAGTCTCCTTTCTAACTCTAGTCAATTTACCCACTattcatcttcatcatcatccaaatcatcatcatcgtatTCCTCATCATCGGAACCATCAACCAACATACTAAGAAATTCTTGTTGATTTTcactaattaaatttaatagctCCGGGTTTGTTTCTCCAACACGTTGTATGGCAGCATCTAACAGTTCTGGATGTTGTTGCAAGGCTTGGCGTAAAGTTTGAAATGTAGGATCACCACGAAACACTTCAAAGGGTGTCATCGATAAGTCAGCATCCGTATCAGAATAACTTTCTCCTTCGGGTGTAGATGGTGAGGTGGGAATGCCTTCGATTAGATATTCTACCGCACGATCTGGGTTATAAAAACTGGCGGCTAAAGCTCTTCTTACATCCACTTCGGGATAACCCATGCCCATAATCTGGGCAACTAATTCATCTTTTTTACTATCCCCTGTAGGAGCTGTTGGGGTTTTGAATTCTGCTTCTGCTACTGGAGTCGCCGGCGAGGTAGTAGTTTCATTGCTTTtactttgtgttttttcttgCTCTTTTACTTTGTCTACTGCTATATCTTTAACTGTCTCTTCTTTGGCAGCTTGTTGTTCAGCTTTTGGTGGTTCCTCCACCGGCTGCTTTAGAATCATAATTACCAGAAATTTCTTTACATCTATGTTATAAGTGCTTAGTTTATCCTCATTGACGAGTATTTTACCGGCATAGATTAGTTTTTGCAATTCTGGCCGTACACCAATATCTGGATACAATGACAATTCCTTTTTCAGTTCATAAACTGTTTTTGTTTCCTCTATATCCACCACTAGAGATTTTTGGTTTaaggtttttatttgtaatttcatgttatattttttactattctttggattaatttataattaattttactactaaatttcacaataatttcgtttttgtgtaaataaacgAAAAACAGGCGTGCAATttatcacacacacacaaatacacttAATGTTATTTTGACAGTTTAGCACgttttgttattattctttgtagtgttgtatttttgtttttagtggTGTGTAATCTTAGACGAGTACTCAGTGTGGTGTAATTGGGTGGTGAATTTGTACGTGTATTGATATGTaacgttatttaaaaataactgtttttcgttaattttataaacttgattgcgataaattttaaaaattaatattaataagttgacaaaatagaaaaatattatatattttattttctttattgttaaatattgttatttcgAGAGTTTAAATTATTCTTGTAATAATTAATTTGTGGTAAATGCGattagaaattttgcaaaatacttTGGAATTTCCAGAAAAACTCTTTGTAATGAAACAGATCAAGActctaactaaccaaccaaccaactaactaactaaatatctaactaactatctatctatatatctatctatctatctatctatctatctatctatctatctatctatctatctatctatctacctatctatctatctatctatctatctatctatctatctatctatctatctatctatctatctgtatgtatgtatgtatgtatgtatgtatgtatgtatgtatgtatgtatgtatgtatgtatgtatgtatgtatgtatgtatgtatgtatgtatgtatgtatgtatgtatgtatgtctgtctgtttgtctgtctatctgtctatctgtctgtctgtctatctgtctatctgtctgtctgtctgtctgtctgtctgtctgtctatctatctatctaactaaacaactaactaactagtatGCAATATGTATTCAACATACAAATTAAAACAGTTTGTCtgtcaaataaaaaaaggatcGGAATTAAATCGGCAGAATTGAAATTTCGGAATTCTTTCAACTCCa is part of the Lucilia cuprina isolate Lc7/37 chromosome 3, ASM2204524v1, whole genome shotgun sequence genome and harbors:
- the LOC111675325 gene encoding UV excision repair protein RAD23 homolog A-like; the encoded protein is MKLQIKTLNQKSLVVDIEETKTVYELKKELSLYPDIGVRPELQKLIYAGKILVNEDKLSTYNIDVKKFLVIMILKQPVEEPPKAEQQAAKEETVKDIAVDKVKEQEKTQSKSNETTTSPATPVAEAEFKTPTAPTGDSKKDELVAQIMGMGYPEVDVRRALAASFYNPDRAVEYLIEGIPTSPSTPEGESYSDTDADLSMTPFEVFRGDPTFQTLRQALQQHPELLDAAIQRVGETNPELLNLISENQQEFLSMLVDGSDDEEYDDDDLDDDEDE